From the Waddliaceae bacterium genome, the window GGCATTACGACACTTCGAAGAAGAGTTTATGGCACACGTCGTCGATAAACACTGCCCAGCGAAGAAATGTAAAGGTCTTGTCAGCTACAGGATAATCCCAGAGAAATGCATAGGATGTACGCTATGTGCCCAGAAATGCCCCGTCGATGCTATCGCCGGAAAACCACGGGAAAAACATGTGATCGACCAAGAAAAATGTATAAAATGCGGCGAATGCCTTAAGGCTTGTAAGTTCGGCGCTGTAAAGTATGAATAAGAGAGAAAACGATATGATTTCTTTAGAGATAAACGACAAAAAAGTAGAAGTCCCCGAAGGGACTACTATCCTCGACGCTGCCCGCGAGGCATATATTAAGATACCAACGCTATGCTATTGTCCTGACCTTCCAGCTTCTGGGGCTTGTGGGATATGTGTCGTAAAGGTTTCTGGTTCTAACAAGATGATCCGAGCATGTGCTACTACCGTCGAAGAAGGCATGAAAGTCATCACACACGATCCCGAGATCGTCAACGTCCGTAGAAACGTTTTGGAGCTCATCCTCTCAACACATCCTAACGACTGCCTACAATGTCCCCGCAATGGCTCTTGCGAGCTGCAGACCCTCGCCGAGGAGTTCGGCATCAGGGAAGTCCCCTACGAGCGCCGCCTTCGTGACCTCCCCTGTGACGACTCAACAGGCTCTATCGTCTTAAACCCCGAGAAATGTATCAACTGTGGTCGTTGTGTAACGGTATGTCAGGATATGCAGAATGTTTATGCTCTAGAATTTCTCGGTCGCGGCGAAGACGTCCGCATGGCTCCTGCTGCCGATGCTAACCTCCAGGAGAGCCCTTGCATAAAATGCGGTCAATGCGCAGCACACTGCCCTGTAGGAGCGATATACGAGCACGACGACACGAAGAAAGTCTGGGATGCCCTCGCCGACGAGACCCTCCATACCGTCGTACAGATAGCCCCTGCCGTGCGCGTCGCCATCGGCGAAGAGTTCGGCTATGAGCCCGGCACTCTCCTTACTGGCAAGGTGTATACTGCCGTCCGTGAGCTCGGATTCAAAGGCATCTTCGATACGAACTTC encodes:
- a CDS encoding 2Fe-2S iron-sulfur cluster binding domain-containing protein; the encoded protein is MISLEINDKKVEVPEGTTILDAAREAYIKIPTLCYCPDLPASGACGICVVKVSGSNKMIRACATTVEEGMKVITHDPEIVNVRRNVLELILSTHPNDCLQCPRNGSCELQTLAEEFGIREVPYERRLRDLPCDDSTGSIVLNPEKCINCGRCVTVCQDMQNVYALEFLGRGEDVRMAPAADANLQESPCIKCGQCAAHCPVGAIYEHDDTKKVWDALADETLHTVVQIAPAVRVAIGEEFGYEPGTLLTGKVYTAVRELGFKGIFDTNFGADLTINEEAYEFFERFVNGKGALPLITSCCPSWTDYMEKFAPDFIDNFSTAKSPHEMLGVMAKTYYAKKMGIDPSKIFMVSIMPCTAKKYE